The following DNA comes from Nitrospirota bacterium.
TCTACGACCAGATGGCCGAACCGCGCTACGTGATCTCGATGGGCTCCTGCGCCACCTCCGGCAACCATTACAACAGTTACAGCGTCGTCCAGGGCGTGGATCAGATCGTCCCGGTGGACGTGTATGTCCCCGGCTGCCCGCCCAGGCCGGAAGCGTTGCTGGACGGCCTGCTCAAGCTGCAGGAAAAGATCCAACGGGAGAAAGTGTTCGTCAAATGACGGTAACCGTTAAACGAGAATCGTGAACCGCTGGAAAACAGTCCGTCGGTCGAAAGCTTCGATTCACGTTTAACGGTTAACGAATAACGGGTGACATGCATCCACTGCTCGAAACACTGAGGGCAAAATTCCCCGAGGCCGTGCTATCGGTCCAAGAGGATGAGGCCCGCGGAGAGCTGTCCGCCCGCGTCGCCGCCGACCGCATCGTAGACGTGGCGCGGTTCCTTCACGATGATCCGGCGATGGCGTTCGATCACATCACGGATGTGTGCTCGGCCGACTTTCCGGAAGACCGCGAACGGTTCGAAGTGATCTACCATCTGCTGTCGTTGCCGCATCGCCGGCGCGTTCGGCTCAAGGCCCGCGTCACGGAAGACAACCCTTGCATCGATTCGGTCACCGCCGTTTGGAAAGGCGCGGAGTTCATGGAGCGGGAGGTCTACGACTTGATGGGCATCCGCTTCGACGGGCATCCGGACCTGCGCCGCATCCTCATGCCGGAAGACTACGACGAGGGCTACCCGCTCCGGAAAGATTTCCCGACGGAAGGCAAGGGTTGGCGTAGCTCCTTCGAATTCATCCCCCGGCTTGACGAGCCGCCCGTCGAAGTCGAAGGCGAGATCTCCGAAGACCTGAAGAAACCCTTCATGGCCGGCAACGGAGCCGTGTCATCCATCCGTAAGGAGGAGTTGCTGCTGAACATGGGCCCCCAACACCCGAGCACGCACGGCGTGCTGCGGGTGGTGCTCGAACTCGACGGCGAGCGGATCGTCAAGGCGACGCCGGACCTCGGCTACCTGCACCGCGGGGTGGAAAAGCTGGCCGAGGGGTTGCACTACCTGCAGATCATCCCGCACACCGACCGGCTCGATTACGTCTGCGCCATGGCGAACAACTACGCGTATGTCCGGGCCGTCGAGAAGCTCGTGGGTGTCAAGGTGCCGGAACGCGCCGAGTATATCCGCACGATCGTCGCGGAGATGCAGCGGGTGGTCGGTCACCTGTTCTGGCTGGGCACGCAGGCGCTGGACATCGGCGCGATGACGGTCTTTTTCTGGACGTTTCGCGAGCGCGAAGCACTGTTGGACATGTTCGAGAAGCTCTGCGGCGCGCGGCTTACGTTGAACTATTACCGTATCGGCGGCGTGGACAGCGACTTCACGCCCGACCTCGTCGCGCGCCTGAAAGCGTTCCTCGACACGTTCTACGACAAGATTCACGAGTACGACACGCTCCTCATGACGAACCGGATCTGGCTGTCCCGCACGAAGAACGTGGCCGTCATTTCCGCCGAAGACGCGATCAACTTCGGCCTCACCGGACCGGTGCTGCGCGGCTCGGGAGTCGCATACGACGTGCGCAAGTTCGAACCCTACGGCATGTACGACCGGGTGGAATGGGAAGTGCCGGTCGGCAAGAGCGGCGACACCTACGACCGGTACTGGGTGCGCATGGAAGAGATGCGGCAGAGTTGCCGGATCATCCGCCAATGCTTGGACCAGATGCCGCCCGGCCCGATCATGGCCGATCTCCCGCAGGTGATCCCGCCGCCCAAGCCCAAGGTCATGCGGGACATGGAGAGCCTGATCCACCATTTCATCATCTTCACGCAGGGCTTCAAGCCGCCGAAAGGCGAGACCTATTGCGCGTCGGAAGCGCCGAAAGGAGAACTGGGCTTCTTCATCATCAGCGACGGGAGTCCCCGGCCCTATCGGTTGAAGATCCGGGCTCCGTCGTTCGTTCACATGGGCGCCTTCGACCACATGGCGCGCGGCTATCTGATCTCGGACATCATCACGATCTTCGGCACCTACGACATCGTGATGGGAGAATGCGACCGCTAATAGAGGCGTCACTGGTCAAGCGTCAACCGTCAACCGAGAGACAGGATGGTGGCCTCTCTTCGAGTCGATGGACGAAATGCCGATTGATGAATGACGCGAGCTGACAGGGCATGAGACTGTCGGAGAAATATAAGGATCAGATAGCCGATATCCTGTCCCGCTACCCGGTTCGACGCTCGGCGCTGTTGCCGCTGCTGTGCCTGGCGCAGCAGGAGGAAGGCTACGTGAGCGAGGCGGCGATGAAGGAAATCGCCGGCATCCTGAAACTGACGCCGCCGCAGGTGTACGAGACGGTCACGTTCTACACGATGCTGAACCTGAAGCCAGTGGGAAAGTTCCACATTCAGGTGTGCAAATCGCTGATGTGCGCCTTGGTCGGGTCCGACACGTTGCTCGGCTGGCTCCGCGCCAAGCTGGGGATCAAGCCCGGCGAAACTACTCCGGACCGGATGTTCACCCTCAGTACGGTGGAATGCTTGGCCGCCTGCGGGGCCGGGCCGATGATGCAGATCAACGACGACTATTACGAGAAGCTGACCGAAGAGAAGGTGGATCGGATCCTGGCCGACCTGAAACGCGACGGCACGTCTCCCTTGAAGAGCGGGCCGTTCATGCTGCCTGAACCAGTGAACAGTAAGGGGTAAACGGTGAGGAGTCAGGGGATGCGTCGGCTTTTTGTTCTCAATTTCGCACCCCCTTACCCCTCACTCCTTACCCCTTACCGATGAGATCGCAATGGCCAAACACGAACTCATTTTGCTGAAGAACATGACATCGCCGGGCTACACGGGCTCGCTGGCGGACTACGAGCGGGCGGGCGGATATCAGGCGCTCCGCAAGACGCTCGGCAAGATCGCACCGGCGGACGTGACGGCGATAGTGGTGAAGTCGGGATTGCGGGGGCGCGGGGGCGCGGGATTCCCGACCGGGATCAAATGGGGATTCCTGCCCAAGGATTATCAGGGTCCTCGTTACCTGTGCTGCAACGCGGACGAGAGCGAACCGGGCACGTTCAAGGACCGCCAACTGATCGAACGCGACCCCCACCAGGTCATCGAAGGCATCCTGCTCGCCTGTTACGCCATCGGGGCCGAGACCGCCTACATCTATATTCGAGGGGAATTTGCCTTGGGCGCCGCGATTCTGGAACGGGCCTTGTCGGAAGCCGGAGCCGCCGGCTACATCGGCCGGAACATTCTCGGCACGGGGGTCAACATCGACGTGTGGATTCACCGCGGAGCCGGCGCCTACATTTGCGGGGAAGAGACGGCGCTCCTGGAGTCGCTCGAAGGGAAGCGGGGCTTGCCGCGCGTGAAACCGCCGTTTCCTGCCACCCACGGCCTGTACGGCAAGCCGACCGTGGTCAACAACGTGGAGACGCTCGCGAACCTGCCGCATATCCTCAACCGCGGCGCCGAATGGTTCGCCTCGATCGGTTCGCCGCCGAAGAGCACGGGCACCCGCATCTTCTGCGTGAGCGGCCATGTGCGGCGGCCCGGCAATTACGAAGTGCCGATGGGAATTACGTTCCGCGAGTTGATCTTCGAACACGCCGGCGGCATGCGCTCGGACAAGTCGCTGAAGGCGTTCATCCCGGGAGGGGCGTCGGCGCCGTTTTTGACCCCGGACCACTTGGACGTGAAAATGGACTTCGAGTCGGTGGCCCAGGCCGGGTCGATGCTGGGATCGGGCGGGGTCACGGTCATGGAGGAAGGCACCAGCATGGTCTGGGCCACGCTGCGCCTGATGGAGTTCTTCTACCACGAGTCCTGCGGCAAGTGCACCCCGTGCCGGGAAGGCAGTTCGTGGTTGGTCCAGACCATGCGTCGCATCCTCGCCAAGCGCGGCCGCCGGGAGGACCTTGAAACCCTGACCGATCTGTGCCAGAACATCGCCGGCCGAACGGTCTGCGCGTTCGGCGACGCCGAGGTGGCCCCGGTCATGAGCACCCTGAAGTACTGGCGGCACGAGTATGAGGACCTGATCCGGGAGGCGGAATCGCTGGGCCTGTCAGGCGTCCCCGAACTGGTCCTGCCGGCGGGACGATATTAAAAACGTTAAACGTGAATCGTTATTCGTGAATCGCAAAAGGACAGATCGGCTCTTGCGTTGAACGGTTAACGGTTAACGAATAACGGGGAACATGCCTAGCACGAGCACAGAAACAGTGAAACTTACCATCGACGGCATCCCGGTGACGGTGCCGAAGGGCACGTTGCTCATCGAGGCGGCGCGCCGGGTGGGGGTGATGATCCCGCATTTCTGTTACCACCCGAAGCTCAAGCCGGACGCCAACTGCCGGATGTGTCTGGTGGAGATCGAAAAGATGCCCAAGCTTCAGACGGCCTGCAGCACCCCGGTGACCGAGGGGATGAGCGTCCGCACGGCCACCACCGTCGTCGACGAAGCGCACAAGTCGGTGCTGGAGTTCATTCTGGCCAACCATCCCCTGGACTGCCCGGTCTGCGATCAGGGCGGCCGCTGCGACCTGCAGGACTTCTCTCACGAGTACACGCCGACCACCAGCCGGTTCATCGAGGTCAAGCGCATTTTCCCGAAGGAATATTTCAGCCCGCTGATCGAAACCCAGATGAACCGGTGCGTCCAGTGCCTGCGCTGTGTCCGGTATTGCGACGAGGTCATGGATGTCAAAGCGCTGGCGCCGGCCGGCCGAGGAACGATGACCGAGATCAAGCATTTCGGCCCTCACCCGTTGGAGTGCGAGTTCTGCGGGGGCTGCGTGCAGATTTGTCCCGTCGGAGCCATCACCAGCCGCCTGTCGATGTACGAATACCGGCCCTGGATGCTGAAACGGACCGACACCGTCTGCGCCTACTGCGGGGACGGCTGCCAGATCACGATCCAGACCAAGGACGACGAACTGGTCGAAGTCATGTCGGCCTATGGCGCCGGCCGCAACAACGGCGACCTGTGCGCGCGAGGCTTCTTCGGGTATCACGCCACCAGTCACCCGGAGCGTTTGATGCGCCCACTGATCCGCCGCGACGGCCGGCTGGTGGAGACGACCTGGGAAGACGCGCTGGAATACGCGGCCGGCGCCGCGATCCGACTCAAGCTGAAGCATGGCCCGGACGCGTTCGCCGGGTTGATCGCGTCCCGCTGCACGAACGAAGACCTCTATGTGTTTCAGAAATTCATGCGCCTGACGATCGGCACCAACCGCATCGACGGCAGCGCGCGCTACGGCCACCTTAACGGCGTTCAAGCGATGCGCCGGGTGCAGGGCACCCACCGGTGGACCGTCACGTTCGACGACATCGTCGCCGCCGACGCGCTGTTGCTGGTCGGCACCAACATCACGGAGACCAATCCCGTCACGGGCCTGAGAGTGAAAGAAGCCGTCAAGAAGCGGCAGGCGACGCTGGTGACGGTCGAAGCCCTCGATCCGGCGATCGACACGATCAGCAACATCGCGAATCTCGCGCAACATCACTTCTCCGCCCACCCGGCTCGGTTCGGCCCTGTCGCCGTGGGCTTGATCAAGGCGGTGATCGAGGACGGCCACGTGGATCAGGCCCTCCTCCAGCAGGCGCCGGCCTATGTGAGCGCGATCACGCAGGCGGTGGAACGCTTGTCATGGGAGGAACTTGAAGCCGCCACCGGCTCGACTCGGGCGTCCATGCTCGACGCCGCACGGGTCCTGGCGCGCGCCGGACGCCTGGTCGTCCTCATCGGACCCGGCGTGTTGCGAAATCCCGGCGGGTACAATACGGCCGCCAACCTGCTCGATTTGTTGCTGCTCACCGGGCATCATGGGCGTCCGGGCTGCGGATTCGCGCCTCTGGCCGAGGAGAACAACGACCAGGGCGCCGTGGAGATGGGGGCCGTCGCGGAGTTTCTCCCCGGTCCCGTCGACCGCACGGATCGAACCGCGCGCGAGCGGCTGGCCAACCTGTGGAAGGAGGAGCTTCCCAAGGGACCAGGCGCCACGCTGATGGAGATGATCGAGGACGCGCGCGCCGGCAGGCTGAAAGCCCTGTTCGTGGTCGGCGAGAACCCGGTCGGCAGCCTGCCGGCCGCCGCCGGCGCGAAGGAGGCGTTGGGCAATCTCGAACTGCTGGTCTGTCAGGAACTGTTCCTCACCGAGACGGCATCGCTCGCCCACGTGGTGTTGCCGGCCTGTTCCTATGCCGAGAAGGACGGGACCTTCACGAACAGCGAAGGGCATGTGCAGGCCGTCCGGCAGGCGATCCAACCGATCGGCGAGAGTCGCCCCGACTGGGAAGTGTGTTCGGCTCTGTCGGGGCTGATGGGCTACCCGCTCGAATACGGCGACGCGCGTGAGATCTTGAAGGAGATTCGCGGCCTCATTCCCGGCTACGGTCTGCTGGGGCCGGCGCCGACGCCGCCTCAAGTCGATCGCGCGGCGGTCGAGCGATATCTCAGCCGAGGATACGCCGATGATATCGCGAGCCGGTACCGACTTTCTGGAGCGCGGCGAGAGGCGAGGGGCCAGGGGCCAGGGACGAGAGACCACGGGAAAAACGACATGCTCACGTTGGTATTGGGGCAGTCGCTGTTCCATTCGGGTAAACTGTCGACCCGCGCCAAGGGCCTGCTTCAGGTGGAAAGCGTCGGCTTGTTGAGAATGAACCCCGCCGACGCGGCGCGGCATGATGTGTCGGACGGCGATCGGGTCCGCGTGTTTAACTCGCGCGGCGAGTTCACGACAGCCGTGAAAATCCTGGCACGTATCCCGGAAGGGATGGCGTTCTTCCCCGAGCATTTCGATCAGGACGCCAAGGCGCTGGCCGACGTGGAGATCGACCCCGTGACGAAGGTGCCGTATTGCAAAATGTCGCAGGTGAACGTGGAACGGATATAACCAATCGTCAATGGTCATTGGTCAACGGTCACCGGGAAATAGGCACGGCTCACCATTGACTGTTTTCCATTGACCGTTGACATCGACGATCTTCAGTCCGGAGGAACCGTGGTTGAAACAAGTCTGAAGCTGGTCATCTCGCTGACGCAAATTGCCGCCGTGATGGGCGTGGTTCTGCTCACGGTCATGCTGCTGACCCTGCTCGAGCGAAAGGTGCTCGGTTGGATGCAGGACCGGATGGGCCCGATGGAAGTCGGCCCGTACGGCATCCTCCAGCCGATCGCGGACGGGATCAAACTCTTCTTTAAGGAAGACATCATTCCGGCCGGTGCGAACAAATTTCTCTTCAGCCTGGCGCCGATCCTCGCGCTGGTTCCGGCCTTGATCGGGTTTGCCGTCGTGCCGTTCGGCCCGAACCAGACGGTGGAACTGTTCGGGGTTCAGTTCAAACCGTTCGTCATCAGCGACATCAACATCGGGATCCTCTATATCCTGGCGTTCGCGTCGATCGGCGCCTACGGGATCATCCTCGGCGGCTGGGCGTCCAACAGCAAGTACTCGCTGCTCGGCGGATTGCGGTCGGCCGCGCAGGTCATCAGCTACGAACTGAACGTGGGCTTGGCGATCGTCGGCGTGCTGCTCCTGGCCGGCTCGCTGAGTCTCGTCAAGATCGCGGAAGCCCAGGCCGGCGGCTTCTGGCACTGGTTCGTTTTCGCGCCGCCCTTCCCGCAGATTTTCGCGTTCGTCGTGTACGTCATCTCGGCGGTGGCCGAGACCAACCGTGTGCCGTTCGATCTGCCGGAAGCCGAAAGCGAATTGGTGGCGGGATTCTTCACCGAATACAGCGGGATGCGATTCGCGTTCTACTTTCTCGCCGAATACGCCAACATGATCCTGGTGTCCTGCGTCGCCGCGGCGCTGTTCCTGGGCGGGTGGAACGCCCCCTATCCGGGCACGATCCTGGCCCGGATCGGCTTGGAACACATTTCCTGGATGGAGAACGTGGGCTGGTTCACCGTCAAAGTGTACTTTTTCCTGTTCCTGTTCTTCTGGCTGCGGGCCACGCTGCCACGCCTGCGCTATGACCAACTGATGCGGTTCGGGTGGAAGGTCATGCTGCCGATCGCGCTGGGCAACATCCTGATCACGTCGGTCGCGGCATATCTGTTCCCGAGGAGCTGATGGCTAATAGCTGATAGCTGTAGGCATGAAATTCAAGAACTGGCTCAAGACGATCACCTTTTACGAGATCCTGGTGGGCATGAAGGCCACGTTGACGCATTTGCTGCGCTATCGGCCGATCACGCTCCAGTATCCTCACGAGAAACGCACCCTGCCGGACAGCTACCGCGGCATGCTCGCGTTGCTGCGCTACGATGACGGCACGGAGAAATGCGTCGGATGCGATCTCTGCGAAGCGGCCTGCCCCTCCCGGGTGATCCGGGTGGTCAGCGCGGAAGTGCCGGGCGAACCCACCAAGCGGTACGCGAAAGAATATTACATGGACATGACACGCTGCCTCTTTTGCGGCCTGTGCGTCGATGCCTGCCCGGTGGACGCCCTGGGCATGACCCGCGAATTCGAGTGGGCGGTCTATGACAAACGGCAGCTCCTCCTGAATAAGGAACAACTCCTCGCCATCGGCGACCGGTCATTTCTTGTGCGAGAGAAACGGCTGGAGCTGCAGCACCCGAATGTGGCGTTCTTCAACGTCGCGTTCAAGCACGTGCCACAGAAACCAACGTGAGCCCCTCTCCTTGCCCTCGCTGCGGTTCACCATACAGAGGCGAATGGGGCGGCACCGGCTGTGGGCCTGGAACCTGAACACGACCGGCGGGCCGGCGCTTTGACTTCCGGACTCGGAACGACAGGAGGCTGCGTCCGTTGAATCAGTTCTTCTTTTTGTACTTCGCCGGCGTCATCGCGCTGACCTCGGTCCTCGTCGTCGCGCTGCGCAATCCCGTCTACAGCGCCCTCGCTCTGTTGATCATGTTTTTCCACGTCGCGGGCCTGTATGTGACCCTGCACGCGGAGTTTCTCGCCGCCGTGCAAGTCATCGTGTACGCGGGCGCGATCCTGGTGCTCTACCTATTCGTGGTCATGCTGCTGAACGTCAAGCGCGAAGACCGTTACCACGCGCAACTGCCGGTCGCGGGGTTGCTGGGGTTGACGTTCCTGACGACGGTGCTGCTCGCGGCGGTCCGCTTCCGCGACGCCGGCGCTCCCGCGGGGACGGCCGACGGCGCCGCCGGGGCGTCGGGGAACACGGAAACGATCGGCCAGGTGCTGTATTCGACGTACCTTTTTCCGTTCGAGATCGCCTCGCTCATCCTGCTGGTCGCCATGATCGGCGCGATCGTCCTCGCGAAAAAAGATATCGGGGGACGTGAAACGTGAAGCGTAAGGCATCATGCGCGAGATGGTCTGAAGCGCCTTATTGTTTGTCCCAACGCGTCACGAGGCATACGTCATGATCCCCTTAAGCTATTACATCATCCTGAGCGCCTTCGTGTTCATCACCGGCGTGGTGGGCGTGCTGATCCGGCGGAACATCATCATCATTCTGCTGTCGGTGGAGCTGATGCTGAACGCTACGAACATCAACTTCGTGGCCTTCTCGCATTATCTTCAGAGCGTGGCCGGCCAGGTGTTCGTCTTTTTCGCGCTGACGGTCGCGGCGGCCGAGGTCGCCGTCGGTCTGGCGATCATCATCGCCCTCTACCGATCCAAATCGAGCATTAACGTGGACGAGTTTCAGCTTCTAAAATGGTGAACATGTCATTGGTCAACGGGCATAGGTCAACGGCAAGGAACCGAACACCGGCTTTCAGAGCATTTCTTCACTGTTGATCAATGACTCTTGTCCATTTGACCCATTACATATGCTCTACGCCCTGATCCCCCTCCTTCCCATCGCCGCGTTTCTGATTCTCGGCCTCGCCGGCCACTGGATCAGGGAACGGGCGCACCTTGTGGCCGTGCCGGCCGTCCTCGGCTCGCTCGCGCTCTCCGTCGTCGCGTTCTTTAACGCGGCCGAAGGCGATCGGATCTCGGTTCCGCTGTACACATGGATCGCCTCAGGCGAACTGGAGGTCCGCCTGGGCCTGTTCATCGACCGGCTGACCGCCGCCATGCTGCTGCTCGTGACGATCGTCAGCTCGCTCGTGCACGTGTACACCATCGGCTACATGCACGGCGAGAAGGGGTACGCGCGCTTCTTCGCCTACATCGCCCTCTTCACCTTTTCCATGCTGATGCTGGTCATGTCCGACAACCTCCTCCAGTTGTTCATCTTCTGGGAGGCGGTCGGCCTGTGTTCCTACCTGCTCATCGGCCACTGGTACGAGCGGCCGGTCGCGTGCGCCGCGGCGACCAAGGCCTTCATCGTGAACCGTGTCGGCGACTTCGGGTTCCTGCTGGGGCTGCTGGTGATCGTGTACAACTTCGGGTCATTGGATTATCGGCAGGTGTTCGCTCAGGCTCCGGGCTTCGCCGACGACATGATGAATCTCCTCCGGCTGTTCGGAGGGACATGGGAAGTCTCCACGCTCACCGTGATCTGCCTCCTGCTGTTCGCCGGCGCCGTCGGGAAATCGGCGCAGGTTCCGCTGCACGTCTGGCTCCCCGACGCGATGGAAGGTCCGACGCCGATCTCGGCGCTGATCCACGCGGCCACGATGGTGACCGCCGGCGTGTTCATGGTCGCCAGGCTGGCGCCGCTGTATCACCTCTCGCCGATCGCGATGGACGTGGTGGCGGTGGTCGGGGCCCTGACGATGGTCCTGGGCGCGACCATCGCGCTGACGCAGACCGACATCAAGCGGATCGTCGCCTACTCGACCGTGAGCCAGCTCGGCTACATGATGATGGCCTGCGGCCTGGGCGCCTATGCGGCGGGCATGTATCACCTGCTCACGCACGGCGCGTTCAAGGCGCTCCTGTTCTTGGGCTGCGGCTCGGTGATCATCGCGCTGCATCATGAACAGGATATGCGGCGCATGGGCGGACTCAAAGACAAACTGCCGATCACGTACTGGACCTTTGTCGTCGGCTCGCTGGCGTTGGCCGGCTTTCCTCTCACCGCCGGCTTCTTCAGCAAGGACGCCCTGTTGCTGGAGTCGTGGTCGTCGGGGGCGTTGGGGCGAACGCTCTCGGTCTTCGGGCTGCTCACGGCGCTCCTGACCGCCTTCTACAGTTTCCGCCTCGTCTTCGTCACCTTCTGGGGATCGTCCCGTGTCGATCCCCACCTGGCCGGCCGTATCCAGGAACCGTCCGGAACGATGACGGTTCCCTTGCTCATTCTGGCCGTGCTCAGCGTGGTCACCGGCTACTTGGGCGTCCCCGAATTTTTAGCGCCGGTCTTTCCCGGCGGCGCAGAGGCCGGCCATCACGGCGGAGCCGCCGCGATCGGCGTCATGGCCGCAGCGACGCTGATGGGTCTGGCCGGCATCGCAGCGGCGTACTATGTCTATGTGAAAGAGCCCGGGTTGCCGGACCGCCTGGCCGCGCGCTGGCGGCAGGCGTATCGACTCTCCGCCAACAAATGGTACGTGGACGAACTCTATGACGCCAGCATCGTGCGGCCCACATTCTCGCTCGCCGACGGCCTGTGGAAACGGCTGGACGTCACGATCATCGACGGCGCGGTGAACGGGGTCGCGCGGGCGATCGCCCTGGGCGGATGGCTTCTGCGCCTGATCCAGAGCGGGCAGGCCCAACACTACGCGCTGGGCATGGCGGCCGGCGCGGTGGCGCTGTTGACGGTGTACCTCCTTTTTTAGGCGAGGGGCCCGTGGCTCGCGGCGCAAGGAAGAGCGGAAGATGAATCGTATTGAAAGACACGTCGTTCGCCTCCCGCCCCTAGCCCAGAGCGAAGCGAGATGAGCGAACCGAGCCTACAAAGCGCGTTCCCCTGGCTGACCGCCGTGGTGTTTCTGCCCCTCGTCGGCGCGGCGCTCGTCTGCCTTGTCAGAGATACCATGGTCCGTTGGACGGCGTTGGCGGTGACGGTCGCCGACGTTCTGGTGGCGCTGCCCGTCTGGTTTCAGTTCGATCCCGCCGTTTCGGGAATGCAGTTCACCGAGCACGTGCCCTGGATCGCGTCTCCGCCGATCAGCTATCAGCTGGGCGTGGACGGCATCAGCCTGCCGCTGGTGCTCATGACCGCCCTCTTGATGCCGCTCTGCGTGCTCGCCTCCTGGCGGGCGATCGAGACCCGCATCCGCAGTTTCATGGCCGTCACGTTGATCATGGAAGCGGCGATGCTCGGCGTGTTCGTCGCGCTCGACTTCGTGTTGTTCTATGTCTTCTGGGAAGCGATGCTGATCCCGATGTATCTCCTGATCGGCGTGTGGGGCGGCCCGAACCGGCTATACGCGGCCATCAAGTTCTTTCTCTATACCCTGGCCGGCAGCGTCCTGTTGCTGGTCGCGATCATCGTCCTGTACTTCCAGGGCGGCCACACGTTCGACATCCTCGCGCTCGGCCGGCAGACCTACGACGCCTCGCTCCAGAGCTGGCTGTTCCTCGCCTTCTTCGCCGCCTTCGCGGTCAAGGTGCCGATGTTCCCGTTCCATACCTGGCTGCCCGACGCCCACGTCGAGGCGCCCACCGCCGGCAGCGTGATTCTCGCCAGCATCCTGCTGAAGATGGGCGCGTACGGCTTCCTGCGCTTCACGCTCCCCATGCTGCCGGACGCGACGGTGACGTTCACGCCGCTCATGATCATGCTTTCGATCGTGGCGATCATCTACGGCGCCTACATGGCGCTGGCCCAGGCCGACCTCAAAAAACTCATCGCCTATTCCAGCGTCAGCCACATGGGCTTCGTCACGCTCGGCATCTTCGTCCTGAACCACCAGGGGATCGAGGGCGCGGTGCTGCAGATGGTCAACCACGGCATCACGACCGGCGCGTTGTTTCTGTGCGTCGGCGCCGTCTACGAGCGGACGCACAGCCGGATGATCGCAGACAACGTGGGATTGGCCGGTCCCATGCCGCGGTACGCCACCCTGCTGGTGATCTTCGCGCTCTCGTCGCTGGGGCTGCCCGGCACGAACAGCTTTGTCGGCGAGTTTCTCGTGCTCGTCGGAGCCTTCCTCTGGAACAAGATCGCGGCGAGCCTGTCTGCGCTCGGCGTTATCCTGGCCGCGGTCTACTTGCTGTGGATGGTCCAGCGCGTGGCGTTCGGCGTGCCGGCTGAACGCTACGTCCGCCACCTGGTCGATCTGAACCTGCGCGAGA
Coding sequences within:
- a CDS encoding NADH-quinone oxidoreductase subunit M encodes the protein MSEPSLQSAFPWLTAVVFLPLVGAALVCLVRDTMVRWTALAVTVADVLVALPVWFQFDPAVSGMQFTEHVPWIASPPISYQLGVDGISLPLVLMTALLMPLCVLASWRAIETRIRSFMAVTLIMEAAMLGVFVALDFVLFYVFWEAMLIPMYLLIGVWGGPNRLYAAIKFFLYTLAGSVLLLVAIIVLYFQGGHTFDILALGRQTYDASLQSWLFLAFFAAFAVKVPMFPFHTWLPDAHVEAPTAGSVILASILLKMGAYGFLRFTLPMLPDATVTFTPLMIMLSIVAIIYGAYMALAQADLKKLIAYSSVSHMGFVTLGIFVLNHQGIEGAVLQMVNHGITTGALFLCVGAVYERTHSRMIADNVGLAGPMPRYATLLVIFALSSLGLPGTNSFVGEFLVLVGAFLWNKIAASLSALGVILAAVYLLWMVQRVAFGVPAERYVRHLVDLNLREMATLAPLVALVFWIGFFPNPVLTRMHASVNELVERAEARSQGPEARGNRTDGSEQRDASSPLASRLDPRAWEDRP
- the nuoI gene encoding NADH-quinone oxidoreductase subunit NuoI produces the protein MKFKNWLKTITFYEILVGMKATLTHLLRYRPITLQYPHEKRTLPDSYRGMLALLRYDDGTEKCVGCDLCEAACPSRVIRVVSAEVPGEPTKRYAKEYYMDMTRCLFCGLCVDACPVDALGMTREFEWAVYDKRQLLLNKEQLLAIGDRSFLVREKRLELQHPNVAFFNVAFKHVPQKPT
- a CDS encoding NADH-quinone oxidoreductase subunit J → MNQFFFLYFAGVIALTSVLVVALRNPVYSALALLIMFFHVAGLYVTLHAEFLAAVQVIVYAGAILVLYLFVVMLLNVKREDRYHAQLPVAGLLGLTFLTTVLLAAVRFRDAGAPAGTADGAAGASGNTETIGQVLYSTYLFPFEIASLILLVAMIGAIVLAKKDIGGRET
- the nuoL gene encoding NADH-quinone oxidoreductase subunit L — its product is MLYALIPLLPIAAFLILGLAGHWIRERAHLVAVPAVLGSLALSVVAFFNAAEGDRISVPLYTWIASGELEVRLGLFIDRLTAAMLLLVTIVSSLVHVYTIGYMHGEKGYARFFAYIALFTFSMLMLVMSDNLLQLFIFWEAVGLCSYLLIGHWYERPVACAAATKAFIVNRVGDFGFLLGLLVIVYNFGSLDYRQVFAQAPGFADDMMNLLRLFGGTWEVSTLTVICLLLFAGAVGKSAQVPLHVWLPDAMEGPTPISALIHAATMVTAGVFMVARLAPLYHLSPIAMDVVAVVGALTMVLGATIALTQTDIKRIVAYSTVSQLGYMMMACGLGAYAAGMYHLLTHGAFKALLFLGCGSVIIALHHEQDMRRMGGLKDKLPITYWTFVVGSLALAGFPLTAGFFSKDALLLESWSSGALGRTLSVFGLLTALLTAFYSFRLVFVTFWGSSRVDPHLAGRIQEPSGTMTVPLLILAVLSVVTGYLGVPEFLAPVFPGGAEAGHHGGAAAIGVMAAATLMGLAGIAAAYYVYVKEPGLPDRLAARWRQAYRLSANKWYVDELYDASIVRPTFSLADGLWKRLDVTIIDGAVNGVARAIALGGWLLRLIQSGQAQHYALGMAAGAVALLTVYLLF
- the nuoK gene encoding NADH-quinone oxidoreductase subunit NuoK, which translates into the protein MIPLSYYIILSAFVFITGVVGVLIRRNIIIILLSVELMLNATNINFVAFSHYLQSVAGQVFVFFALTVAAAEVAVGLAIIIALYRSKSSINVDEFQLLKW